The Zalophus californianus isolate mZalCal1 chromosome X, mZalCal1.pri.v2, whole genome shotgun sequence genomic interval GTAACCCGTTATATCTCCCACCCTGGCCCTTGTGGGTCACTGTAGGAGGGGTTCACTGAGAAATGTGCTCAACCAAGTGGTCATTATGGTCCAGGAACTTTGGTCACTGAACGCAGATGTTCTCAGGGatctatataattttatgtaatacCTTCTTctggtttatttgtattttatgtcagaaataacccaaaaggaattttttttttaagattatatttatttattcatgagagacagagagagggagggagagagagagagaggcagagggagaagtgggctcccaaggagcagggagcccgatgcgggactcaatcccaggactccgggatcatgacctgagccgaaggcagatgcccaaccatctgagccacccaggcaccccccaaaaggAATTTCTAAGAAGGGTAGGGGAGTGATGTGTTTGATATCATTGGAAATTGTAAATTTAATATGATTGGGTGACCACATtaggtgaatttttaaatttaaatgattttttaaaggcatgttgtgagtcatttatttctttaatactATTGTACAGATAAcgtctttttctttatctttaaaaccATCAGGTAAAGGAGGTAAAAATCGACGCAGAGGTAAGAATGAGAATGAATCTGAAAAAAGAGAGCTGGTGTTCAAAGAAGACGGACAAGGTAAGCATttctgtgagggtttttttttttagtaacagttttcttttttttaatatggaatttCAATGTCTAAACATGAAAGACAGAACTATTCATAACCCTGAGCAATGACATCCTATGCCCCTCTTTGCCCTTCTCTGTTCCTCAGCCCTCCACGCCTCTCTAGAGTGCCTCTAATCATTCCCTGGTATCCTGTGTGCAATGAGGATTGGAGGCATTTCTGTAAATGTCTGGATTTCATTGTTTTGTGCATGAACACTCAAGAATGAATTGTACAGTTCAGAGGGAATTAAGCCTCAAAAGCTGAGGTTAACAATTGGCATGATTTAGTAGACCGTTTTTGATAGTAAATGGTGCTTCGTAGTATTTTTATTAGACCATGGATTTTTGAGGGATGAATTAGAGGCCTTTCCCTCACTTCTCAATGCCATTAGCATATAATTTCAGGACATAGAATACAGTGAAACTGAACAATTGACTTTTCCAAACTAAGATGCATAACACTAGTTTCCTGTATTTTTGAGCAATTTCAAACCTTTGGGAAAGTTGCAGTATTAATACAGTGAACTCCCTTAAACccttcactgtgtgtgtgtgtgtttcttgaaCCATTTTAAAGCTTGCAGGTTGCAGACATCATACTTTTACCTTACCTGCTGCATTATGTTTCTTAAGGATATTCTCTTACATAATCACAATAGAATTAAATCACACTCAGATAATTTAacatgaatatattatatatctagtATATAATCTGTTTTTGAAGTTTCCAGTTATCCCAATAATTTCCAGCATATTTTAACAAAGAACTTTTTTTGATTGTCTTTTTATAGAACTTCGGTGGATTTTGTTCATGGCTGTGTTTATATAAGCCACTAAAAATGAAGCGTGTTTTGTGGCTAAAAGACCTTTTTGTTTCTTAGCCTTAGTCAGGCTTGCCTCCATTAGCAGTTGACTTCATTATGACCACCACTACTTTTTTCGtattttttcctcacttttttttttttttttaagattttatttatttgacagagacacagcgagagagggaacacaagcagggggagtgagagaggctGCCTTTGAATTGGCCCACCACGTTGTGGCTCTAGGTTCAGTATAttctgagcaagtcacttcagcATGCTAACCCCACAGTTGAGCCTTTCAAAGTTAGGTCTCACTATACTTAAAATCAGTGGATATTCCCTTTGGGGGTCAGTCTTATGTACAAGTTGAGTAAGCTAAAGGTTCTGAAGCAGTGCCCGCCTCCGCCCCAGGTCTTCTGTCATTTAATGACAAGAGCAGAACAGACAGGCCCATGTGCAAGCTAATGCTCATCATCTCAGTTTTCCAAATGGCAGTAAAACCAGGTGGATTCCTGGGTTTCCTTTTGGAAAGATTTTGATTAAAAGTTGGGCATTTTGCCTGAGAACATCTTTCTGGCTCTACAAAAACTTTAGAATAATGACTTTTCTAATATAACAAAGacattactggggcgcctgggtggctcagtcagttaagtgtctgccttcagctcaggtcatgattccagggtcctggaatcgagccccacatcgggctccctgctcacctggaagcctgcttctccctctccctctgaccctccccccactcatgctctctctcactctcgcgctcattctctctctatctcaaaatctttttaaaaaaaaaaaaccagacattACTAGCATTAAGCTACTTGTATTTGCCAAATGTACCAAAAATTGTGTTGAGATTAGCCTCTGAAGGATCTGAGGGAAAGGAGATCCAAGTTTGGGAGACGTTCCAAATGTGAGAGATTGATGAGGTGTAATGTACGTTTTCAGGCATGCTGCCTTGGTCTCCAAAATTAAGCATACAGTTATGAAGATAGTAGTCCTTCTGCTTATTCAAATGAGTAGATAATTAAAGCATTTCCGATAGCAGAGATAACTTGTTATAGAAATGACATCATGGAGTCTAGATTATGGCTCTGCCATTAACTAGCTTAGTGTTTATTAATCCCTAGtatttattttacacatatttattCCTAGTCAATATACCTATGTGTtctagtctgttttgttttgttttagatttatgtatttatcttagggcggagggagagggagagagaatctgaagcaaactctgtgctgagcatggagcccgatgtggggcttgatcccagaatcctgagatcatgacctgagccaaaactaagagttgaactgtgccacccaggctcccctgttctAGTCAGTTTTGTGTGGACTTTTAAGTTGTCTGTTACGAAAAGTTGAACACTATTCCTGTACACTTTTGTTTTCCCTCCCCCAGAGTATGCTCAAGTAATCAAAATGTTGGGAAATGGACGATTAGAAGCGATGTGTTTTGATGGTGTAAAGAGGTTATGTCACATCAGAGGGAAATTGAGAAAAAAGGTAGGTGTggaaatttgttttactttaaaattgtgATTAAGAGGGGAAAATGGCTCTATAGTTTTTATGAGTCTAGGATCTCATTTTTGGAAGTTCCCCAAAGATTTCAGTAGAACAGTGATTTACCTATAATAAAACAGCCAACTCCTTGATGGTAATTTTATATGGATTCTATTTAAAGACACATTTGCATCACCTTTGTTTTTTCTACTCAAAATGTTTagcctgaatctaatcatgaagaaactatcaacaaatccaaattgagggaGACCTGCAAAACAAATGGCCTGGCTCTTAATACAATGTTAATGATCTtaaagggggcggggggaactATTCCAGTTGAATGGAGATGAAAGAAACCTAATGGTTAAATGGGGTAGGTGGCCTATGTTTGGATTCTGGTTTGAGGGTGGGGGCAGTAGTTGTAAAGagtgttaaaataatttgaatatgaaTTACATTAAGTATTATGGTGATAATAAATTTCCTGAATGGGCTGCCTTGAAAAGGAATGATTAATTTCCTATCATAGTGGGTGTTGAGGCAGATATATTAATTGGGTAAAAATCCCTCCAACTCTGATTTTTATATGGGTATTTTTTAATCCTGTTACCAAGTATAGGTACTTCACCCACAGTTGGGTGAATAGTATTTTATGGAAAGACTGACTCAATGTTGctttgattctttatttttaaatatgacatgCAGTGACTTTCTTTCATAGGTTTGGATAAATACTTCAGACATTATATTGGTTGGTCTCCGAGACTATCAggtaaaagtgtgtgtgtgtgtgtgtgtgtgtgtgtgtgtatttttttttctcattgttcaCTTGGTTGAATTTTGTGAGCCATTAATGCTTAGAACTTTCGTCATGACTGTATTTGACTGGTTTCACCCCAGCATGCTGCTCACCACTGTGTCAACAAACATTTCGTAAGGGCCAGTTAAGTTTTTTAGGTATTGTGCTAGGTACCCTAGGCATCGTGGTTCCCAAATGGTCATTCTGTGGAGTCTACATTTTCGCTGTGGAAAAAATAACAGGCAATGTGAATTTTTCATAAAGCTAAatggcctttttttccccttttttgatatttaaaaagtttccttttttggAATGAGTGATGTTATATAGTGGTGGTTTTGTTCGTGttcttatttgttaaaataatttaatcttaCATTGGACCTCCCAtggcaatttttcttttctttttaatttatacgTGTTGAAATCAAAATCTGGAAACTGTTACTGTAGTGGATACACCTGAATGAGTCAAGCTCCCATCCCAGAAAGTGTTTATGGCCTGgtagtgaaaaaaataagacaggcACACAAGTAATTACAGTACAAACCATGATAGAATTTGAGCACTTAGAGGAAAAAATGGTACTTCCCCTTCATGATCTCAACCTGGAGACTACTCATTGTGGGTCTCTGTAGTCCGTTTGGTTTCTACCTATTGGAACTCATCACCATATGTTTAATCACATCGTGAgtgacatttctgtttttataaccTTGATCCTgctttgattttttaagatatatattccagaataaagaattaaaatcttcattttaaattagtggttctcaaccatgaGTGAATTTTTTCCTCCAGGGACCATTTGGCGGtgcctggagacatttctggttgtcacaactgggggaggCAGTGTTGTTGGCATATAATGGAAAGTGACCAGGGGTGATGCCAAATATCCTACATTGCACAGGACAGTCCCTACAGCAAAGAATTACCCAGCCCAAAATGTGAACAATGCAAAAAAAGCCTGCTTTAATTAATACCAttttgggttgcctgggtggctcaggtaagcatccgactcttgatttcagctcaggtcatgcgtgatcccagggtcatgagatcaagccctgcattgggctccttgctgtgtgtggagcttgcttaagattctcaggcgcctgggtggctcggatggttaagcgtctgccttcggctcaggtcatgatcccagggtcctgggatcgagtcctgcatcaggctctctgctccttgggagcctgtttctccctctgcctgcctctctctgtctctcatgaataaataaataaaatcttaaaaaaaaaaaaaattctcactctCCTGTGTCcgtcctgccctgccccccaacccccgacaggggtgcactctctctctaacaaaacaaacaaaataccattCTGATGtccaatttcttcttttgatCTTAAAAATAGCCCCAGAAGTAGGAAGGATAATTAGTTCtgtttgacagataaggaaaccaaggtttGAAAACAggtaccattctttttttttttttttaaagatttgatttatttatttgacagagacacagcgagagacggaacacaagcatggggagtgggagaggaagaagcaggcttcccactgagcagggagcctgatgcggggctcaatcccaggaccctgggcccatgacctgagctgaaggcagatgccaaacgactgagccacccaggcgccccaaaaacatGTACCATTCTGACTCTAAAATGACAGACAAGATCAACTTTCTGATTCTTAAATCTCCCACAAACCACCTTCTCTACCCTTGCCACTTAAAGGGTGATCCAGGGACCAGTGGCATCACTGGCTtttgggaacttgtcagaaatgcaggtTTTTGGACCCCACCCCAGTCCTCCTAAATtggaatatgcattttaacaatTTACCTTTGAGCTTCTATAAACATTACAGTTCAAGATGTACTGGTTTGAATCACACTGCCTTTGCATCACTGTTCCTCTTTGTAGCCATCAGGACCTGCTTTTAGATCCAAAGAACTTTTTGAAGTTGAAACAATCAACTTCAATACTTTCTCTTAACTGAGTTGGATTCTTTTCAAATGGGAAAGTGTGAACATTCTATGGCAGTAATTTTCAGTGGGACGTTTGCATCAGAACCACttaaaagagcttttaaaaatacagattcatgaGCTTCACTCCATCTCTACTAATCTATCTTCAGGAAATAAGCTCCACTGGAGATTCCAGTCAGTTCATATTCTAAGAACCACTGATTCATGGAAAGGTATATTAATTTCCTTAGGTGATTACGCAGTCTCAATTTTTTAGACTGTTTAATCCTGTAAATTACGGTCCCAGGgaatttttgtatttcaaaagacttatagggtgcctgggtggctcagtcattaagcgtctgccttgggcttaggtcatgatcccagggtcctgggatcgagccccatgtcgggctccctgcttggcaagaagcctgcttctcccttccactccccctgcttgtgttccttctctcgctgtgtctctctctgtcaaataaataaaaatctttaaaaaaagacttctaaTCAAAGGATAATAGTAAATAACTTAGAAAAGATTGGGTTTGCACAGTTCTGCTCTTTTTAAAGTGAGATCTGTAAATATCTTTCTTAAGCTTGTTGATCGTCATTCATTTATGCATGTAAGCAGCTTCATACTATATAATCCTAAGGATGTTTTTTAGAAGGTAggagaaaactttattttttaagttgtttgtttcgatacttctctttttttaagcttttgagagagagagagcacaagcagggtgagaggcaaatggggaaggagaggaacaagcagactccctgctgagcagggagcctgatgcaggggccccatcccaggaccccgagatcatgacccaagctgaaatcagatgcttaaccgactgagccacccaggtgcccataatacttattttttttaactttaattctgGTATAATTAACAATATAGTCATTCAACATTACGGAAATTATAGTGTATATGGAAAGtgacccagtgctcatgacagcAAGTGCACTGGGTaggagaaaactttaaaatgtgaaaaaagattGTAACAaccgtttttaatttttttatccagTTTGAAAATGATTTGGGATAATAATGGATAATATTTTGGCATAATCTGTTCTAAAAGTTAATTGTCTTTTTCAGGATAATAAAGCcgatgtaattttaaaatacaatgcaGATGAAGCTAGGAGTCTGAAGGCATATGGCGAGCTTCCAGAGCATGGTAATGTCTAAGTTATTTTATTGACCTGTCATATGGTGTTAGTACTTGGTGTTATTTAGGTGAAGGAATTTTGGTAGAATTTTGCATATTTACTTTTGTGCTTACATGGTTCATTTTAAGTATGCCTGCTTATACTTCATAATACTGGATACCTTAAAAAAGTAACTGGGATTCTGTCCTTAATAAATACACTCTTTGGTGTGGAGTTACACTTTATAAACTCTGAACTTCTGCCTAATACCAATCAAAGGAATACTTTCGTTACAGTATTTATTTCACAGTAACTTTCTCAAGAGATTGTCAGTGTTCATctactttaaatgtaaagcaaggagggcgcctgggtggctcagttggttaagcgactgccttcggctcaggtcatgatccaggagtccctggatcgagtcccgcatcgggctccctgctcggcagagagtctgcttctccctctgaccctcccccctctcatgtgctctctctctctctctctctctctctctctcattctctccgtctcaaataaaaaaaaaaaaaaaatgtaaagcaaggATAGTAGTTACTCTTgttgatttttataaagttttcagTGCTTACCCTAGTATCATAAGATCccataggattttttaaaaccaacattctttgtttctctgttaCCAATACAAAagttatgcattctttttttttttttaagattttattcatttcagagagggagggtgagagagagagagagcaagcatgagttgggggaggagggggagggggagaagcagactccctgctgagcagagagcctgatatagggatccatcccaggagtctgggatcatgacctgagccaaaggcagacacttaactgactgagccacctaggcaccccaaaagttATGCATTGTTATGCggaaaacttaaataaaacaaaaataagtcccTCATAACCTCACCAAAGGGGAAATGTCCTTTACATACTACTTTGTAAGCCTACCTTTTTcatttgatgtttttgttttgtagtgttttttgtttgttttggttctcttgcatattattatgaaaacaatattttactTAAGCATGAAAAGCCTACTGAAATTATTTCCATGACATTTTCAGTCTAGGAAATGCTAGTATATTGGGGACTAGGACCAGCACCTCCcagttcattttcattgcttagGGGTAATCATGATTTGACTAAAGTTTCTGATTGATGAGTCTGTCTGGTGATGGGTAGGTAAGTTGTTAGCATGTGCTCTAACCATTTTTTTAGGCATAGCTGGAAGTTGTAATAGTTTCAGAATTTGTGTAACTGGAGCCTGCCTTACTAAAAATATCTTTGTGAAATAGTTGGGACTACATCAccctaaaaagcttttgcacagtgaaagaaaccaacaaaacaaagtGGCAACCTATtgaataggagaagatacttGGCAAATGATGTATCTAATAAAtggtttatatccaaaatatgtaaagaactcctacaacttggggcgcctgggtggctcagttgattaagcgtctgccttaggctcaggtcattatcccagggttctgggatcgaaccccacatcgggctccctgctcagcaggggagtctgcctctccctctgcccctccccctgctcatgcgtgcgTGCTCgctcaaattaaaaaagattttatttatttgagagcaaaagTGAGAGGTCACAGAGGGGagatcactgagccacccagatgccccaaataaaatctttaaaaaaaaaaaaaaaaaactacaactgAATGCCTAAAAATCctcccaaataatccagttaaaagtgggcagaggacctgaatagacactttaCACAGAAGACGTAGGAAGGCCAATAGGCCTGTGAAAAGAGCttagcatcactaatcatcagggaaatgcaaatcaaaaccatccCCTCGCCCCAGTCAGAATATCTGGTATCAAAAAgacataacaagtgttggtgaagatggggagaaaaaggaaccctcgtgcaccattggtgggaatgaaaactggtgcagctactgtggaaaacagtatggaggttcctcaaaaagttaaacataaaaataccattcaattcagtaattccactactggatatttacccacaGAAAACGAAAGCACTTACTTGGAAAAATGTGTGTACccttgtgtttattgcagcattatttacaatagccaagatacggaagcaactcaagtgtccactgatagataaatggataaagaacatatggttgacacacacatacactggaGTATtagacataaaaacaaatgaaatcttgccatttgtaataacatggttggaccttgagggtattatgccaggtgaaataaatcagagagacaaataccatatgatttcagttagacatgtggaatctaaaaaaacaaaaaaatgaacaaacagcaaagagagaaatagactcataaatcTAGAGGAGATAAACCAGTGGttgctggggggttggggggggtaggTGAAAtcggtgaaggggattaaaagttaCAAACTACCAGTactaaaataagtcacagggatgaaaagtgcagcatggggaatatagtcaataatattgtaataactttggtgacagatggtaactatgtTTATTCTGGTGAACATATTGTagtgtatataattgtcaaatcaacTATGTTGTGcacttgaaattaatattatgtcaactatacttgaaTTGGTATGTTTGACTCAAGAGTCTTTATACTTCAACATTTAGTATCAGACCACTTTTAGTGCACAGTTACTCATTTTAATATCATCTTGGTTATATGAGTGTGTTTATT includes:
- the EIF1AX gene encoding eukaryotic translation initiation factor 1A, X-chromosomal, which encodes MPKNKGKGGKNRRRGKNENESEKRELVFKEDGQEYAQVIKMLGNGRLEAMCFDGVKRLCHIRGKLRKKVWINTSDIILVGLRDYQDNKADVILKYNADEARSLKAYGELPEHAKINETDTFGPGDDDEIQFDDIGDDDEDIDDI